The following are from one region of the Denitrobacterium detoxificans genome:
- a CDS encoding TIGR00730 family Rossman fold protein: MNICVFCGSNANAGEPYVSSAISLGTEMGRRGHTLVFGGFETGLMSSVAHATAQAGGHVLGVITTDIPYLNARPVFPCDTLLKAHNLSDRKDMMFEHSDAFIALPGSVGTLDEIFSALAEQKVKDGHAPKPTGIYNVQGYYDALGVLFDQMLLAKFMDPEDRNLFRICDTAPATLDYVEQAVLCATN, encoded by the coding sequence ATGAACATCTGCGTTTTCTGCGGCTCGAACGCCAACGCCGGCGAGCCCTACGTATCCAGCGCTATCAGCCTTGGCACCGAAATGGGTCGCCGCGGTCATACCCTCGTGTTCGGAGGCTTCGAAACGGGCCTCATGAGCTCCGTCGCACATGCGACCGCACAGGCCGGGGGACACGTTCTGGGCGTCATCACCACCGACATCCCCTACCTCAACGCGCGCCCCGTATTCCCCTGCGATACGCTGCTGAAAGCACATAACCTTTCCGACCGCAAAGACATGATGTTCGAGCATTCCGACGCCTTCATTGCACTCCCCGGATCAGTGGGAACGCTGGACGAGATATTCAGTGCCCTTGCGGAACAGAAGGTGAAAGACGGGCATGCGCCCAAGCCCACGGGCATCTACAACGTGCAGGGCTATTACGATGCGCTTGGCGTGCTCTTCGACCAGATGTTACTCGCCAAGTTCATGGACCCGGAGGATCGCAACCTGTTCAGGATTTGCGACACAGCTCCGGCCACGCTCGATTACGTAGAGCAAGCCGTGCTTTGCGCCACCAACTAG
- a CDS encoding MBL fold metallo-hydrolase, with translation MAKMLYQGHGSYRFTLEDGTLVYVDPFAGEGYDVPASLVLVTHEHFDHNQVDRMPHAPGCRVLRAADFQPAPGEYRTFDVCGVHIQPVQACNENHPVDECVGLVLSFDGLRFYASGDTSTTDDMRSGKLAAMALDYAVFPGDGFYNMSVEEASACAALVGARHSMPVHLVPMSGEPTPETLFDEGKAQAFHAEGRIILHPGQELDL, from the coding sequence ATGGCGAAAATGCTCTATCAGGGTCATGGGTCCTATCGTTTCACGCTTGAAGATGGCACGTTGGTGTACGTCGATCCGTTTGCGGGCGAGGGCTACGATGTGCCTGCGAGTCTCGTTTTGGTCACGCACGAGCACTTCGACCACAACCAGGTCGATCGGATGCCCCATGCTCCGGGTTGCCGCGTCCTGCGTGCTGCCGATTTTCAGCCCGCTCCTGGCGAATACCGTACGTTCGACGTATGCGGCGTGCATATCCAGCCCGTTCAGGCATGCAACGAGAATCACCCGGTAGACGAGTGCGTGGGCTTGGTGCTTTCCTTCGATGGGCTGCGCTTTTACGCTTCCGGCGACACCAGCACTACCGATGACATGCGTTCGGGGAAGCTGGCTGCCATGGCTCTCGACTACGCCGTGTTCCCGGGCGATGGCTTCTACAACATGAGCGTGGAAGAAGCCAGCGCGTGCGCGGCTTTGGTGGGTGCGCGTCACAGCATGCCCGTGCATTTGGTTCCCATGAGCGGTGAGCCCACGCCCGAAACGCTCTTCGACGAGGGCAAGGCCCAGGCGTTTCATGCGGAGGGGCGCATTATCTTGCACCCGGGGCAGGAACTCGATTTGTAG
- a CDS encoding FAD-dependent oxidoreductase: MQAAYPHIFEPFTVRHMTAKNRIVMAPMGTNFAKCSGELSEEHIAYYEQRAKGGTGIIILENVDIDYPQGSNGTTQLRIDRDTFMPRLYELCEAVHRHGACIAVQINHAGAATMERRIGCQPISASDIPSKAGGEVPRPMTVEEIKHVVKKFGEAAKRAQACGFDAVEIHAGHSYLLSQFLSPLTNHREDEYGGSPENRARIVTEVVQEVRAQVGPFFPIFIRLSADELMEGGNTLEDCIEYLQYFQEEVDVFDVSAGLAGAIQLQIDIDYKPDGWRAYMARALKDAYGKPCITMGNIRKPQVAEDILARGDADLIGMGRGLIADPYWVNKVEDGRIEDIRTCISCNIGCAGHRIGLNQPMRCTVNPDLFHDDAYREMQVKKPCNVVVIGGGTTGLEAACTAAEVGCTTFLIEEKDELGGLAATISRIPEKDRIMDFPRYLITRAKKLHNLFIFTGKPATVDFVRSLNPDIVVNSTGSNPTLPPITGLKYRVDKHGTRVATALKMIERINGYPQDMTGMKVAIIGGGATGLDIMSLFAPRGAEVTIIERSPAIGAGLDPVTKSDTANKLAKYNVKQMTRTALQEVRDDEFVVETLEGEKMVVPFDYGFVALGMRSNNPVLAALQEAFAGTNVVLYNIGDSKRARQIIHGTMEGRDIISVLQRHQFL, translated from the coding sequence ATGCAAGCAGCGTATCCGCACATTTTCGAGCCCTTCACCGTACGGCATATGACAGCCAAGAACCGCATCGTCATGGCGCCCATGGGAACGAACTTCGCCAAGTGCTCCGGCGAGCTTTCCGAGGAGCATATCGCCTACTACGAGCAGCGTGCCAAGGGTGGCACGGGCATCATCATCTTGGAAAACGTGGATATCGACTACCCGCAGGGCAGTAATGGAACCACGCAGCTGCGCATCGACCGCGATACGTTCATGCCGCGCCTGTACGAGCTGTGCGAGGCAGTGCATCGTCACGGCGCCTGCATTGCGGTGCAGATCAACCATGCTGGTGCTGCCACTATGGAACGTCGTATTGGCTGTCAGCCCATTTCCGCATCCGATATCCCCAGCAAGGCGGGTGGCGAGGTTCCACGCCCCATGACGGTTGAGGAAATCAAGCATGTGGTGAAGAAGTTCGGCGAGGCGGCGAAGCGCGCCCAGGCGTGCGGGTTCGATGCCGTGGAGATTCACGCTGGGCATAGCTATCTGCTCTCACAGTTCCTTTCGCCTCTTACCAATCATCGCGAAGATGAATACGGCGGCAGTCCCGAAAATCGCGCTCGCATCGTGACCGAGGTCGTGCAGGAAGTGCGTGCCCAGGTGGGGCCCTTCTTCCCGATCTTCATCCGTCTTTCGGCCGATGAGCTCATGGAAGGCGGCAATACGCTGGAGGACTGCATCGAGTACCTGCAGTACTTCCAGGAGGAAGTGGACGTATTCGACGTGTCTGCTGGCCTGGCGGGTGCCATCCAGCTGCAAATCGATATCGACTACAAGCCCGATGGATGGCGTGCGTATATGGCCCGTGCGTTGAAGGATGCCTATGGCAAGCCGTGCATTACCATGGGCAACATTCGCAAGCCCCAGGTGGCAGAGGACATCCTGGCGCGCGGCGATGCTGACCTCATTGGCATGGGCCGTGGCCTTATTGCCGACCCGTATTGGGTGAACAAGGTGGAAGATGGGCGCATCGAGGATATTCGCACGTGCATTTCGTGCAACATTGGCTGCGCAGGCCATCGCATTGGCTTGAATCAGCCCATGCGCTGCACAGTGAACCCCGACTTGTTCCACGATGACGCCTATCGCGAGATGCAGGTGAAGAAGCCCTGCAACGTGGTGGTCATAGGTGGCGGCACGACGGGCCTGGAAGCCGCTTGCACGGCAGCTGAAGTGGGTTGCACCACGTTCCTCATTGAGGAGAAGGACGAGCTGGGCGGTTTGGCGGCCACCATTTCCCGCATCCCCGAGAAGGACCGCATCATGGACTTCCCGCGCTACCTAATAACCCGCGCGAAGAAGCTGCATAACCTGTTCATCTTTACGGGCAAGCCGGCTACGGTCGATTTCGTGCGCAGCTTGAACCCTGACATCGTGGTGAATTCCACGGGTTCTAATCCCACGTTGCCTCCCATTACGGGACTGAAGTATCGCGTAGACAAGCATGGTACGCGTGTGGCCACGGCGCTGAAGATGATCGAGCGCATCAATGGGTATCCGCAGGATATGACGGGCATGAAGGTGGCCATCATTGGCGGCGGCGCGACGGGCTTGGATATCATGAGCCTGTTTGCCCCGCGTGGCGCAGAGGTTACCATCATCGAACGCTCTCCTGCAATTGGCGCGGGCCTCGACCCGGTAACCAAGAGTGACACGGCGAACAAGCTGGCGAAATACAACGTCAAGCAGATGACGCGCACGGCGCTTCAGGAAGTGCGCGACGACGAGTTCGTGGTGGAAACCCTCGAGGGCGAAAAGATGGTCGTGCCCTTCGACTATGGTTTTGTGGCGCTGGGCATGCGTTCGAACAACCCTGTCCTTGCTGCGCTACAAGAGGCGTTTGCGGGGACCAACGTGGTCTTGTACAACATTGGCGACAGCAAACGTGCACGTCAGATCATTCACGGCACCATGGAAGGCCGCGACATCATCAGCGTGTTGCAGCGGCATCAGTTCCTCTAA
- a CDS encoding HAD family hydrolase, which yields MTDIFTGTRGFIFDCDGTLLDSMQAWNEAEDALQRMANAPVSPEDATSIHALPIEESAALWHEKYGVGESTEDVLAIEDNVLLSFYRERVEVLPGVRAMLERAQEQGIPCCVVTSSPKRYVQAGLERWGLASFFAEICTTDELGMTKEETAIYEHAMATMGSTPETTWGFDDAVYAVNTMTRAGIRTVGAFDPNNTSHPFEDLQAAATVAVHSLEELL from the coding sequence ATGACCGACATCTTCACCGGCACCCGCGGATTCATCTTCGATTGCGACGGAACGCTCCTCGATTCCATGCAAGCATGGAACGAGGCCGAAGACGCCCTGCAGCGCATGGCGAACGCCCCCGTGAGCCCCGAAGACGCCACGAGCATCCACGCGCTGCCCATCGAGGAGAGCGCCGCGTTGTGGCATGAGAAATACGGCGTCGGCGAAAGCACCGAAGACGTCCTCGCCATCGAGGACAACGTGCTCCTTTCGTTCTACCGCGAGCGCGTCGAGGTGCTGCCCGGCGTGCGCGCCATGCTCGAACGCGCCCAGGAACAGGGCATTCCCTGCTGCGTGGTTACCAGCAGCCCGAAGCGCTACGTGCAGGCGGGGCTCGAGCGCTGGGGACTCGCCTCGTTCTTCGCCGAGATCTGCACTACCGACGAGCTGGGCATGACCAAGGAAGAAACCGCCATCTACGAGCACGCCATGGCGACCATGGGCTCCACTCCGGAAACAACCTGGGGCTTCGATGATGCGGTCTACGCCGTGAACACCATGACGCGTGCGGGCATCCGCACGGTGGGCGCCTTCGACCCCAACAACACCTCGCATCCCTTCGAAGACCTGCAGGCCGCGGCTACCGTAGCCGTGCATAGCCTGGAAGAGCTGCTCTAA